Proteins encoded together in one Chelonoidis abingdonii isolate Lonesome George chromosome 1, CheloAbing_2.0, whole genome shotgun sequence window:
- the ING1 gene encoding inhibitor of growth protein 1 isoform X1, which produces MKMLSPANGEQLHLVNYVEDYLDSIESLPFDLQRNVSLMREIDAKYQEILKELDDYYEKFKRETDAVQKRRLLHCIQRALIRSQELGDEKIQIVSQMVELVENRTRQVDSHVELFETCQETNETTGNSGKASQDKSKNETITQAEKPNNKRSRRQRNNENRENASNNHDHDDITSGTPKEKKAKTSKKKKRSKAKAEREASPADLPIDPNEPTYCLCNQVSYGEMIGCDNDECPIEWFHFSCVGLNHKPKGKWYCPKCRGENEKTMDKALEKSKKERAYNR; this is translated from the exons ATGAAAATGTTGAGTCCTGCAAACGGAGAGCAGCTTCACCTCGTGAACTATGTGGAGGATTATCTGGACTCCATCGAGTCTCTGCCCTTCGATCTGCAGAGAAATGTCTCCCTGATGAGGGAAATTGACGCCAAATATCAAG agATCTTAAAGGAACTGGATGATTATTATGAAAAGTTCAAACGAGAGACTGATGccgtgcagaagagaagactgttgCATTGCATACAGAGAGCACTAATCCGGAGTCAGGAACTGGGAGATGAAAAGATCCAAATTGTCAGTCAGATGGTGGAGCTTGTTGAGAATAGAACCAGGCAAGTGGACAGTCATGTGGAACTATTTGAGACCTGTCAAGAGACTAATGAGACCACTGGAAACAGTGGCAAAGCCAGCCAAGATAAGTCAAAGAATGAGACAATCACTCAGGCTGAAAAGCCCAACAATAAGAGGTCTAGGAGgcaaagaaataatgaaaatcgAGAAAACGCTTCTAATAATCATGATCATGATGACATCACCTCAGGAACGCCAAAggagaagaaagcaaaaacaTCCAAGAAAAAGAAGAGGTCTAAGGCTAAAGCAGAGAGGGAGGCTTCCCCTGCGGATCTTCCTATTGATCCCAATGAGCCAACATACTGTTTGTGTAACCAAGTCTCCTATGGAGAAATGATAGGATGTGATAATGATGAGTGCCCAATTGAGTGGTTTCATTTTTCATGTGTGGGACTCAATCATAAACCAAAGGGCAAATGGTACTGCCCTAAATGTAGAGGAGAAAATGAGAAAACTATGGACAAGGCACTGGAGAAATCTAAAAAAGAAAGGGCCTACAACAGGTAG
- the ING1 gene encoding inhibitor of growth protein 1 isoform X3 has product MPKAIWCCFFPWHTTEILKELDDYYEKFKRETDAVQKRRLLHCIQRALIRSQELGDEKIQIVSQMVELVENRTRQVDSHVELFETCQETNETTGNSGKASQDKSKNETITQAEKPNNKRSRRQRNNENRENASNNHDHDDITSGTPKEKKAKTSKKKKRSKAKAEREASPADLPIDPNEPTYCLCNQVSYGEMIGCDNDECPIEWFHFSCVGLNHKPKGKWYCPKCRGENEKTMDKALEKSKKERAYNR; this is encoded by the exons atgccaaaagcaatctggtgttgtttctttccatggcacacaacAG agATCTTAAAGGAACTGGATGATTATTATGAAAAGTTCAAACGAGAGACTGATGccgtgcagaagagaagactgttgCATTGCATACAGAGAGCACTAATCCGGAGTCAGGAACTGGGAGATGAAAAGATCCAAATTGTCAGTCAGATGGTGGAGCTTGTTGAGAATAGAACCAGGCAAGTGGACAGTCATGTGGAACTATTTGAGACCTGTCAAGAGACTAATGAGACCACTGGAAACAGTGGCAAAGCCAGCCAAGATAAGTCAAAGAATGAGACAATCACTCAGGCTGAAAAGCCCAACAATAAGAGGTCTAGGAGgcaaagaaataatgaaaatcgAGAAAACGCTTCTAATAATCATGATCATGATGACATCACCTCAGGAACGCCAAAggagaagaaagcaaaaacaTCCAAGAAAAAGAAGAGGTCTAAGGCTAAAGCAGAGAGGGAGGCTTCCCCTGCGGATCTTCCTATTGATCCCAATGAGCCAACATACTGTTTGTGTAACCAAGTCTCCTATGGAGAAATGATAGGATGTGATAATGATGAGTGCCCAATTGAGTGGTTTCATTTTTCATGTGTGGGACTCAATCATAAACCAAAGGGCAAATGGTACTGCCCTAAATGTAGAGGAGAAAATGAGAAAACTATGGACAAGGCACTGGAGAAATCTAAAAAAGAAAGGGCCTACAACAGGTAG
- the ING1 gene encoding inhibitor of growth protein 1 isoform X2 → MMIQKKLHHEILIPHPWCTSIHSAFPELLAAEDEILKELDDYYEKFKRETDAVQKRRLLHCIQRALIRSQELGDEKIQIVSQMVELVENRTRQVDSHVELFETCQETNETTGNSGKASQDKSKNETITQAEKPNNKRSRRQRNNENRENASNNHDHDDITSGTPKEKKAKTSKKKKRSKAKAEREASPADLPIDPNEPTYCLCNQVSYGEMIGCDNDECPIEWFHFSCVGLNHKPKGKWYCPKCRGENEKTMDKALEKSKKERAYNR, encoded by the exons ATGATGATACAGAAAAAACTCCATCATGAGATATTGATCCCTCACCCATGGTGCACTTCAATCCACTCTGCCTTCCCAGAACTCCTGGCTGCAGAAGATG agATCTTAAAGGAACTGGATGATTATTATGAAAAGTTCAAACGAGAGACTGATGccgtgcagaagagaagactgttgCATTGCATACAGAGAGCACTAATCCGGAGTCAGGAACTGGGAGATGAAAAGATCCAAATTGTCAGTCAGATGGTGGAGCTTGTTGAGAATAGAACCAGGCAAGTGGACAGTCATGTGGAACTATTTGAGACCTGTCAAGAGACTAATGAGACCACTGGAAACAGTGGCAAAGCCAGCCAAGATAAGTCAAAGAATGAGACAATCACTCAGGCTGAAAAGCCCAACAATAAGAGGTCTAGGAGgcaaagaaataatgaaaatcgAGAAAACGCTTCTAATAATCATGATCATGATGACATCACCTCAGGAACGCCAAAggagaagaaagcaaaaacaTCCAAGAAAAAGAAGAGGTCTAAGGCTAAAGCAGAGAGGGAGGCTTCCCCTGCGGATCTTCCTATTGATCCCAATGAGCCAACATACTGTTTGTGTAACCAAGTCTCCTATGGAGAAATGATAGGATGTGATAATGATGAGTGCCCAATTGAGTGGTTTCATTTTTCATGTGTGGGACTCAATCATAAACCAAAGGGCAAATGGTACTGCCCTAAATGTAGAGGAGAAAATGAGAAAACTATGGACAAGGCACTGGAGAAATCTAAAAAAGAAAGGGCCTACAACAGGTAG